In the genome of Xanthomonas translucens pv. cerealis, one region contains:
- the kbl gene encoding glycine C-acetyltransferase codes for MTDSRLTQHYVDELDAIRAQGLFKSERIIVGPQSAEIVLADGRRVLNFCANNYLGLADHPALIAAAKDALDTHGFGMASVRFICGTQDLHKQLEARIAEFFGTEDTILYAACFDANGGLFEPLLGEADAIISDALNHASIIDGVRLCKAKRFRYANCDMADLEVQLQAADAAGCKTKLITSDGVFSMDGFIAPLDQITALAKKYGALVHIDECHATGFLGASGRGSAEVKGVMDQIDIFTGTLGKAMGGALGGFTTGRREVIELLRQRSRPYLFSNSLPPHVVAAGIKAFAMLDAADELRAQLVENTRHFRERMAAAGFDIKPGTHPICPVMLYDAPLAQRFAERLLEEGIYAIGFFFPVVPKGQARIRTQISAAHTRAQLDRAIDAFVRIGRELGVI; via the coding sequence ATGACCGATTCCCGTCTCACCCAGCACTATGTCGACGAACTGGACGCGATCCGCGCGCAGGGCCTGTTCAAGTCCGAACGCATCATCGTCGGCCCGCAGTCGGCCGAAATCGTGCTGGCCGACGGCCGCCGCGTGCTGAACTTCTGCGCCAACAACTACCTGGGCCTGGCCGACCACCCGGCGCTGATCGCCGCGGCCAAGGATGCGCTGGATACCCACGGCTTCGGCATGGCCTCGGTGCGCTTCATCTGCGGCACCCAGGACCTGCACAAGCAGCTGGAAGCGCGCATCGCCGAGTTCTTCGGCACCGAGGACACCATCCTCTACGCCGCCTGCTTCGACGCCAACGGCGGCCTGTTCGAGCCACTGCTCGGCGAAGCCGATGCGATCATTTCCGATGCGCTCAACCACGCCTCGATCATCGACGGCGTACGCCTGTGCAAGGCCAAGCGCTTCCGCTACGCCAACTGCGACATGGCCGACCTGGAAGTGCAGCTGCAGGCGGCCGACGCGGCCGGCTGCAAGACCAAGCTGATCACCAGCGATGGCGTGTTCTCGATGGACGGCTTCATCGCCCCGCTCGACCAGATCACCGCGCTGGCGAAGAAGTACGGCGCGCTGGTGCATATCGACGAATGCCACGCCACCGGGTTCCTAGGCGCCAGCGGGCGCGGCTCGGCCGAGGTCAAAGGGGTGATGGACCAGATCGACATCTTCACCGGCACCCTGGGCAAGGCCATGGGCGGCGCGCTTGGCGGCTTCACCACCGGCCGGCGCGAGGTGATCGAACTGTTGCGCCAGCGCTCGCGCCCCTACCTGTTCTCCAACTCGCTGCCGCCGCACGTGGTCGCCGCCGGGATCAAGGCCTTCGCGATGCTGGACGCGGCCGACGAGTTGCGCGCGCAACTGGTCGAGAACACCCGCCACTTCCGCGAACGCATGGCCGCGGCCGGCTTCGACATCAAGCCCGGCACCCATCCGATCTGCCCAGTGATGCTGTACGACGCACCGCTGGCGCAACGCTTCGCCGAGCGGCTACTGGAGGAAGGCATCTACGCGATCGGCTTCTTCTTCCCGGTGGTGCCCAAGGGCCAGGCGCGGATCCGCACCCAGATCAGCGCCGCGCATACCCGCGCGCAATTGGACCGGGCGATCGACGCGTTCGTACGGATCGGGCGCGAGTTGGGAGTGATCTGA
- a CDS encoding sulfate/molybdate ABC transporter ATP-binding protein, whose protein sequence is MTIRVQHLGKRFDAFVALDDVSLDIRQGELLALLGPSGSGKTTLLRVIAGLEHADAGRVLIDGEDATGLPVQSRRVGFVFQHYALFRHMTVRDNIAFGLRVRRGAERLAESAIRARVSELLALVQLDGLEARYPTQLSGGQRQRVALARALAIEPRVLLLDEPFGALDAQVRRDLRRWLRELHDRTGLTTVFVTHDQEEALELADRVAILNRGRIEQLGSPADVYERPVSPFVYGFVGAVNRLPAHLHDGQLQVAGLALPAPDTSLSSGPVDLYVRPEDLAPSDSGWAATVLSSQRSGSRLRLRAQLAHGQDEVEVELPAGEGATRYAPGQVLQLSARRFGLFAQQRS, encoded by the coding sequence ATGACCATCCGCGTACAGCACCTGGGCAAGCGTTTCGACGCGTTCGTCGCGCTCGACGACGTCAGCCTGGATATCCGCCAGGGCGAACTGCTTGCATTGCTGGGGCCGTCCGGCTCGGGCAAGACCACCTTGCTGCGGGTGATCGCCGGGCTGGAGCATGCCGACGCCGGGCGCGTGCTGATCGACGGCGAGGACGCGACCGGCCTGCCGGTGCAGTCGCGCCGGGTCGGCTTTGTGTTTCAGCACTACGCGCTGTTCAGGCACATGACCGTGCGCGACAACATCGCCTTCGGCCTACGCGTGCGCCGCGGCGCCGAGCGCCTGGCCGAGTCGGCGATCCGGGCGCGGGTGAGCGAACTGCTCGCGCTGGTGCAGTTGGACGGACTGGAGGCGCGCTATCCGACCCAGCTGTCCGGCGGCCAGCGCCAGCGCGTGGCCTTGGCGCGTGCACTGGCGATCGAGCCGCGCGTGCTGCTGCTGGACGAACCGTTCGGTGCGCTCGACGCGCAGGTGCGGCGCGACCTGCGGCGCTGGCTGCGCGAGCTGCACGACCGCACCGGACTGACCACCGTGTTCGTCACCCACGATCAGGAAGAGGCGCTGGAACTGGCCGACCGCGTGGCGATCCTCAACCGCGGGCGCATCGAGCAGCTCGGCAGTCCGGCCGACGTCTACGAACGCCCGGTGTCGCCGTTCGTGTACGGCTTCGTCGGCGCGGTCAACCGGCTGCCGGCGCACCTGCACGACGGCCAGTTGCAGGTCGCCGGCCTGGCGCTGCCGGCGCCGGACACATCGCTGTCCAGCGGCCCGGTCGATCTGTACGTGCGCCCGGAAGATCTGGCGCCCAGCGACAGCGGCTGGGCGGCGACGGTGCTGTCCTCGCAGCGCAGCGGTTCGCGCCTGCGCCTGCGCGCGCAACTGGCGCATGGCCAGGACGAAGTGGAAGTGGAGTTGCCGGCGGGCGAGGGCGCCACCCGTTACGCGCCGGGCCAGGTGCTGCAGCTGAGCGCACGACGCTTCGGCCTGTTCGCGCAGCAGCGCAGCTAG
- a CDS encoding pseudouridine synthase — MKSPSRSRRPASRTSVPAADVSRSPHAGQARHGLARTLSKLGLCSRTEAARWIAAGRVAVDGHTVTDPEFPILRGRHRLALDGVALAATQRLYLMLNKPRGLVTTAQDERGRDTVYRCFDGAGLPWLAPVGRLDKASEGLLLFCNDPQWAARVADPASGPDKAYHVQVDALPDAALLARMCAGVVADGEPLRAKQVRLLRQGDKHAWLEVVLDEGRNRQIRRLLAELDLGVLRLVRVAIGGLALGELGKGAWRELSVAEVEALGAGPVTGDL; from the coding sequence GTGAAATCTCCTTCGCGTTCCCGCCGGCCCGCATCGCGCACCTCGGTGCCAGCGGCCGACGTCTCGCGATCGCCGCACGCCGGCCAAGCACGCCACGGCCTGGCGCGCACCCTGTCCAAGCTCGGTCTGTGCTCGCGCACCGAGGCCGCGCGCTGGATCGCCGCCGGCCGCGTTGCGGTCGATGGCCACACCGTCACCGATCCCGAATTCCCGATCCTGCGCGGCCGCCACCGGCTGGCCCTGGATGGCGTGGCGCTGGCCGCGACGCAGCGCCTGTACCTGATGCTCAACAAGCCGCGCGGCCTGGTCACCACCGCGCAGGACGAGCGCGGCCGCGACACCGTCTACCGCTGTTTCGACGGCGCCGGATTGCCCTGGCTGGCCCCGGTCGGGCGCCTGGACAAGGCCAGCGAGGGCTTGCTGCTGTTCTGCAACGATCCGCAATGGGCCGCGCGGGTCGCCGATCCGGCCAGCGGCCCGGACAAGGCCTATCACGTGCAGGTCGATGCGTTGCCCGACGCGGCGCTGCTGGCGCGCATGTGCGCCGGCGTCGTCGCCGACGGCGAGCCACTGCGCGCCAAACAGGTGCGGCTGCTGCGGCAAGGCGACAAGCACGCCTGGCTAGAAGTGGTGCTGGACGAGGGTCGCAACCGGCAGATCCGGCGCCTGCTTGCCGAACTCGACCTGGGCGTGCTGCGCTTGGTGCGGGTGGCGATCGGCGGGCTGGCGCTGGGCGAACTGGGCAAGGGCGCGTGGCGTGAGCTGAGTGTGGCGGAGGTGGAGGCGTTGGGGGCGGGACCGGTGACCGGTGACCTGTGA
- the cysT gene encoding sulfate ABC transporter permease subunit CysT, producing the protein MGVNAVAATRAPSRRRVIPGLGLSLGITLTWLGLVVLIPLLGVVLKTSGLGGHGVWQVWSEPRVLSALRVSFGTAFVAAAFNALMGTWVAWVFVRYRFPGKRLFDAMIDLPFALPTAVAGIALTALYGGNGWVGRWLEPLGLKIAYTQLGIVVALVFVGLPFVVRIVQPVLAEAEREVEEAAATLGAGRWQTIRRVVLPALWPAVLTGFALAFARGIGEYGSVIFIAGNLPNATEIAPLLITIRLEEFDYAGATAIAAAMLLLSLLMLLVVNGVQARFARRGLAAH; encoded by the coding sequence ATGGGAGTGAACGCCGTCGCCGCCACCCGCGCTCCGTCGCGGCGCAGGGTGATCCCCGGGCTGGGCCTGAGCCTGGGCATTACTCTGACCTGGTTGGGGTTGGTGGTGCTGATCCCGCTGCTGGGCGTGGTGCTCAAGACCAGCGGCCTGGGCGGGCATGGCGTGTGGCAGGTGTGGAGCGAACCGCGAGTGCTGTCGGCGCTGCGGGTCAGCTTCGGCACCGCCTTCGTCGCCGCCGCGTTCAATGCGCTGATGGGGACCTGGGTAGCCTGGGTGTTCGTGCGCTACCGTTTCCCCGGCAAGCGCCTGTTCGACGCGATGATCGATCTGCCGTTCGCGCTGCCGACCGCGGTGGCCGGCATCGCGCTGACCGCGCTTTACGGCGGCAACGGCTGGGTCGGCCGCTGGCTGGAACCGCTGGGGCTGAAGATCGCCTACACCCAGCTCGGCATCGTGGTGGCGCTGGTGTTCGTCGGCTTGCCGTTCGTGGTGCGGATCGTGCAGCCGGTGCTGGCCGAGGCCGAGCGCGAAGTGGAGGAAGCCGCGGCCACGCTCGGCGCCGGCCGCTGGCAGACCATCCGCCGCGTAGTGCTGCCGGCCCTGTGGCCGGCGGTGCTGACGGGATTCGCGCTGGCCTTCGCGCGCGGCATCGGCGAATACGGCTCGGTAATCTTCATCGCCGGCAACCTGCCCAACGCGACTGAGATCGCGCCGTTGCTGATCACTATCCGCCTGGAGGAATTCGACTACGCCGGCGCTACCGCGATCGCCGCGGCGATGCTGCTGCTGTCGTTGCTGATGCTGCTGGTGGTCAATGGCGTGCAGGCGCGCTTCGCGCGACGCGGTCTGGCGGCGCATTGA
- a CDS encoding OmpA family protein, translating into MNKKILTAALLGGLAVAQAASAQEFDDRWYLTGSAGFNFQDNDRLTNDAPFVTLGLGKFVSPNWSIDGELNYQNPNFDANQDLNWSQYGISFDLRRHFIQEGRGWNPYLLFGLGYQRSEEEFDTGGAVSPGQRKDGNFAAKAGVGLQTTFDKRVAVRAEVAYRADFDDKSVAAPSENWFGDVLASVGVVIPLGPPPAAPVAAPAPTAAPSCADLDDDGDGVNNCDDKCPASQPGQTIGPDGCPVPVSIDLKGVNFDFNKSTLRPDAIAILSEATEILKRYPDLKVEVAGHTDSKGTDAYNQKLSERRATTVYDYLTKNGVDASRLVGPIGYGESRPIAPNTNPDGSDNPEGRAKNRRTELNVQN; encoded by the coding sequence ATGAACAAGAAAATTCTCACCGCCGCGTTGCTCGGCGGTCTGGCCGTCGCCCAGGCAGCGTCCGCACAGGAATTCGACGATCGCTGGTACCTGACCGGTTCGGCCGGCTTCAACTTCCAGGACAACGACCGTCTGACCAACGACGCCCCGTTCGTCACCCTGGGTCTGGGCAAGTTCGTCAGCCCGAACTGGTCGATCGACGGTGAACTGAACTATCAGAACCCGAACTTCGATGCCAACCAGGACCTGAACTGGAGCCAGTACGGCATCTCGTTCGACCTGCGTCGCCACTTCATCCAGGAAGGCCGTGGCTGGAATCCGTACCTGCTGTTCGGTCTGGGCTACCAGCGTTCGGAAGAAGAGTTCGACACCGGCGGCGCCGTGTCCCCGGGCCAGCGCAAGGACGGCAACTTTGCCGCCAAGGCCGGCGTCGGTCTGCAGACCACCTTCGACAAGCGCGTCGCCGTGCGTGCCGAAGTGGCCTACCGCGCCGACTTCGACGACAAGAGCGTTGCCGCTCCGTCCGAGAACTGGTTCGGCGACGTGCTGGCTTCGGTCGGCGTCGTGATCCCGCTCGGCCCGCCGCCGGCTGCCCCGGTTGCCGCTCCGGCTCCGACCGCTGCCCCGAGCTGTGCGGATCTGGATGACGACGGCGACGGCGTCAACAACTGCGACGACAAGTGCCCGGCCTCCCAGCCTGGCCAGACCATCGGTCCGGATGGTTGCCCGGTGCCGGTGTCGATCGACCTGAAGGGCGTGAACTTCGACTTCAACAAGTCGACCTTGCGTCCGGACGCGATCGCGATTCTGAGCGAAGCCACCGAGATCCTGAAGCGTTACCCCGACCTGAAGGTCGAGGTTGCCGGTCACACCGACTCGAAGGGTACCGACGCTTACAACCAGAAGCTGTCCGAGCGTCGTGCGACCACCGTGTATGACTACCTGACCAAGAACGGCGTGGACGCTTCGCGTCTGGTCGGTCCGATCGGTTACGGCGAGAGCCGCCCGATTGCGCCGAACACCAACCCGGATGGTTCGGACAACCCGGAAGGCCGTGCGAAGAACCGTCGTACCGAGCTGAACGTCCAGAACTGA
- a CDS encoding sulfate ABC transporter substrate-binding protein: MPSLLPRRFSPLLALALCAFAGTAAARDVQLLNVSYDPTRELYRDYNTAFVKHWEQTHSGDKVSVETSHGGSGKQARSVIDGVEADVVTLALAYDVDAIADKGKLIDPGWAKRLPDNSAPYTSAIVFLVRKGNPKQIKDWPDLLRTGVSVITPNPKTSGGARWNYLAAWAYADHIFKGDRERILGYMRALFRNVPVLDTGARGATTTFVQRGIGDVLLAWENEAFLAQEELGKDKFEIVVPKLSILAEPSVAVVDRNVDKHATRAVAEEYLKYLYSPEGQKIAARHYYRPRHPEYADRADIARLPNVQLVTIDQAFGSWAKAQAEHFNDGGLFDQIQASK; the protein is encoded by the coding sequence ATGCCCAGCCTCCTGCCGCGCCGATTCAGCCCGCTGCTCGCGCTCGCGCTGTGCGCGTTCGCCGGCACCGCCGCGGCGCGCGACGTGCAGTTGCTCAACGTATCCTACGATCCCACGCGCGAGCTGTACCGCGACTACAACACCGCCTTCGTCAAGCACTGGGAGCAGACCCACAGCGGCGACAAGGTCAGCGTGGAGACCTCGCACGGCGGTTCAGGCAAGCAGGCGCGCTCGGTCATCGACGGGGTCGAGGCCGACGTGGTGACGCTGGCGCTGGCCTATGACGTGGACGCGATCGCCGACAAGGGCAAGCTGATCGATCCGGGCTGGGCCAAGCGCCTGCCCGACAACAGCGCCCCGTACACCTCCGCCATCGTGTTCCTGGTGCGCAAGGGCAACCCGAAACAGATCAAGGATTGGCCGGACCTGCTGCGCACCGGCGTGTCGGTGATCACCCCGAACCCGAAGACCTCCGGCGGCGCACGCTGGAACTACCTGGCCGCCTGGGCCTACGCCGACCACATCTTCAAGGGCGACCGCGAGCGCATCCTCGGCTACATGCGCGCGTTGTTCCGCAATGTGCCGGTGCTGGACACCGGCGCGCGCGGCGCCACCACCACCTTCGTCCAGCGCGGCATCGGCGACGTGCTGCTGGCCTGGGAGAACGAGGCGTTCCTGGCGCAGGAGGAACTAGGCAAGGACAAGTTCGAGATCGTGGTGCCGAAGCTGTCGATCCTGGCCGAGCCGTCGGTGGCGGTGGTCGACAGGAACGTGGACAAGCACGCTACCCGCGCCGTCGCCGAGGAGTACCTGAAATACCTGTATTCGCCGGAAGGGCAGAAGATCGCGGCCAGGCACTACTACCGCCCGCGCCATCCCGAGTACGCCGATCGCGCCGACATCGCGCGGCTGCCGAATGTGCAACTGGTGACCATCGATCAGGCGTTCGGTTCCTGGGCCAAGGCCCAGGCCGAGCACTTCAACGACGGCGGCCTGTTCGACCAGATCCAGGCGAGCAAGTGA
- the cysW gene encoding sulfate ABC transporter permease subunit CysW, whose amino-acid sequence MNDTVSSLTLPFSETALSASPPAARRRAASVTTEPWWVQALLILGAMGFLLSFLFLPLLLVFVEALRGGIGVFWRAISDPDALAAIRLTLLVTAIVVPLNLVFGVAAAWAVSKHRFPGKRLLVSLIDLPFSVSPVVAGLVFILIFGRSGWAWPLIDEGWRLHLPVFGEVLLQLPRIVFALPGIVLATTFVTFPFIARELMPLMEQQGSDEELAALSLGANGWQMFWRVTMPNIRWGLLYGVLLCSARAMGEFGAVSVVSGHIRGRTNTLPLHVEILYNEYAYSAAFACASLLALTALLTLALKSYLEWRHGESLAANHRH is encoded by the coding sequence ATGAACGATACCGTGTCCAGCTTGACCCTCCCGTTTTCGGAGACTGCGTTGAGCGCATCGCCTCCCGCCGCTCGCCGCCGCGCCGCCTCGGTCACCACCGAGCCGTGGTGGGTGCAGGCGCTGTTGATCCTCGGCGCGATGGGCTTCCTGCTGTCGTTCCTGTTCCTGCCGCTGCTGCTGGTGTTCGTCGAAGCGCTGCGCGGCGGCATCGGCGTGTTCTGGCGGGCGATCTCCGATCCCGACGCGCTCGCCGCGATCCGCCTGACCCTGCTGGTGACCGCGATCGTGGTGCCGTTGAACCTGGTGTTCGGCGTCGCCGCAGCGTGGGCGGTGAGCAAGCACCGCTTTCCCGGCAAGCGCCTGCTGGTGAGCCTAATCGACCTGCCGTTCTCGGTGTCGCCGGTGGTCGCCGGGCTGGTCTTCATCCTGATCTTCGGCCGCAGCGGCTGGGCCTGGCCGCTGATCGACGAAGGTTGGCGGCTGCACCTGCCGGTGTTCGGCGAGGTGCTGCTGCAACTGCCGCGGATCGTGTTCGCGCTGCCCGGCATCGTGCTGGCGACGACCTTCGTCACCTTCCCCTTCATCGCCCGCGAGTTGATGCCGCTGATGGAGCAGCAGGGCAGCGACGAGGAGCTGGCGGCGCTGAGCCTGGGCGCCAACGGCTGGCAGATGTTCTGGCGGGTGACCATGCCCAACATCCGCTGGGGCCTGTTGTACGGCGTGCTGCTGTGCAGTGCGCGGGCGATGGGCGAGTTCGGCGCGGTGTCGGTGGTGTCTGGGCATATCCGCGGGCGCACCAATACGCTGCCGCTGCACGTGGAGATCCTCTACAACGAGTACGCCTACAGCGCCGCGTTCGCCTGTGCCAGCCTGCTGGCGCTGACCGCGCTGCTCACCCTGGCGCTGAAGTCCTATCTGGAATGGCGCCACGGCGAATCGCTGGCCGCCAATCACCGACACTGA